Proteins from one Astatotilapia calliptera chromosome 8, fAstCal1.2, whole genome shotgun sequence genomic window:
- the cdc42ep1a gene encoding cdc42 effector protein 1, whose protein sequence is MNLQEKLSGLKGLVSHSHSKRRHKGDLTVDMISPPLGDFRHTMHVGRGGDVFGDTSFLSNHGGTANGNNGETDSVSSPDNKIGAFFSRTLRQIRRGSDSRPREASKDFSPPPPAISPIIKNAISLPRLDVDMPNGSPTTKVLFPSSQNTPEEKKSSYGLESGFVTLPRLSRSERQQPSISIPKSCSTNIHRGSLTDPSDIILSTCSASVETSDPCRTTAFSDSLPSLTSLDTFTFDLGPSLMSEVFSLIDGHPEERSHTWEGEEIGSACGLTAEGSEMDSLATISYVDSLLKEDCGSGKIPHGAQWEEEEGSAMESNGVGLSVKVPDVVMGSSERGMMGVRMESKRFQSATDVLARHYGAGLLKGQNRAETGDSEFMSQPRKKISYSYMDDEDEIKV, encoded by the exons ATGAATCTTCAGGAAAAGCTGTCAGGTCTGAAGGGTCTGGTCTCACATTCCCACAGCAAGCGTCGCCATAAAGGAGACCTAACAGTGGACATGATTAGCCCTCCTCTGGGAGACTTCCGTCACACCATGCACGTGGGCCGCGGTGGCGATGTATTTGGGGACACATCCTTCCTCAGCAATCACGGCGGGACTGCCAACGGGAACAATGGGGAAACTGATTCTGTTTCCAGTCCCGACAACAAGATCGGAGCTTTCTTCTCCAGGACCCTCCGTCAAATTAGGAGGGGCTCTGATAGTCGACCCAGAGAGGCATCCAAGGATTTCTCTCCACCGCCTCCTGCCATTTCTCCCATCATCAAAAATGCCATCTCCCTGCCCAGGCTGGATGTGGATATGCCTAATGGAAGCCCCACCACCAAAGTGCTCTTCCCCAGTTCTCAAAACACGCCTGAGGAGAAGAAAAGCTCTTATG GTCTGGAGTCTGGTTTTGTCACCTTGCCTCGCCTTTCGCGCTCCGAGCGTCAGCAGCCGTCCATCTCCATCCCCAAGTCCTGCTCCACCAACATTCACCGCGGCTCTCTGACCGACCCCTCTGACATCATCTTGTCCACCTGCTCCGCCTCTGTTGAAACTTCCGACCCCTGTCGCACCACTGCCTTCTCCgactcccttccttccctcaccTCCCTGGATACCTTCACTTTTGACCTTGGCCCCTCCCTCATGAGCGAGGTATTTAGCCTCATCGATGGCCACCCGGAGGAGCGCAGCCACACCTGGGAGGGAGAGGAGATAGGGTCAGCATGCGGGCTGACCGCTGAAGGTTCAGAAATGGACTCCTTGGCCACAATCTCATACGTGGATTCATTGCTGAAGGAAGACTGTGGGAGTGGAAAGATCCCACATGGGGCCCAgtgggaagaggaggaggggagcgCAATGGAGTCGAATGGAGTCGGGCTTTCTGTTAAAGTTCCTGATGTAGTGATGGGGTCTTCTGAGAGGGGAATGATGGGAGTAAGGATGGAGAGCAAACGATTTCAGAGTGCTACAGACGTGCTCGCTCGTCACTATGGTGCCGGCCTCTTAAAGGGACAGAACAGGGCTGAGACCGGAGATTCAGAGTTCATGAGCCAGCCAAGGAAGAAAATATCCTACAGTTATATGGATGACGAGGACGAAATTAAAGTCTGA